Genomic DNA from Flavobacteriales bacterium:
TGTATCTTTAGAAAACGTTCAATGCACGCAATCAACACCACATACAGCAGGGAGGAGGAGCTTTCGCAGATCAACGCTGCGAGGCTCGATCCTTCTCGTTTTGCGCCATTGTATGATCGTCACTATAAATTAATCTTTCTCTTTATTCACCATCGGGTGCGCGATAAGGAATTAACGGCCGACTTAACGGCACAGGTATTTTTAAAAGCGATGCTGAACCTGAGCAAGTATGTCGACCGCGGACATCCCTTTTCTTCCTGGTTGTACCGCATTGCATTAAATGAGGTGAACATGCATTATCGTAAAGCAAAAAAGGAATGTGATATCGAGATTCGTGAGAGTGATGCGGTGGAGATGATGGATGAAATGAATGAAACCTATTCCGAAGAAAACTGCACACGCATATTACAGGTGTTGGGAGAGATGAACGAAGAACTATCTTCGCTGATAGAATTACGTTTTATGCAGCGTTTATCGTTTCAGGAAATTGCAGGAATGTACGATATTACCGAGGCGAATGCGAAAATGAAGGTTTATCGTGCACTGGAAAAATTAAAACAATTGTATCAAAAAAGCCATTGAGGCGAAGTATGAAAAAATATAGTATTCATAAAGAAGAAAAAGGGAAGGCCATGAGCGATGAAGAAATCCTGGGGTATAAGGATTTTTCCCGTTTGCATCATCGCTATGAG
This window encodes:
- a CDS encoding sigma-70 family RNA polymerase sigma factor, with the protein product MHAINTTYSREEELSQINAARLDPSRFAPLYDRHYKLIFLFIHHRVRDKELTADLTAQVFLKAMLNLSKYVDRGHPFSSWLYRIALNEVNMHYRKAKKECDIEIRESDAVEMMDEMNETYSEENCTRILQVLGEMNEELSSLIELRFMQRLSFQEIAGMYDITEANAKMKVYRALEKLKQLYQKSH